From the genome of Populus alba chromosome 10, ASM523922v2, whole genome shotgun sequence, one region includes:
- the LOC118046890 gene encoding uncharacterized protein has product MRKTRAVTHADLAPSHGSTGLGSKTGAFLMVLTIVCGLFCFVLCLIAEAARSQVTWVNSGSKENDEDSQCIYTGSGKIPLLCAAIAFVGLAVAMVVEHVYMLIAVSKATPPALVVWDPNSAYSKTITWKAGFFFVTTWICFAVGEILLLIGLSVESGHLKNWSRPRPNCLVIREGLFSVAGIFALLTVFFAAGLYLTALCAQRMSQEHENTRREILEASALYASPPRSPQHQTITSMARENPVVREDQIEQSSFTYPPAFAKQLHLVL; this is encoded by the exons ATGCGAAAAACAAGAGCAGTCACACACGCAGATCTTGCACCAAGTCATGGAAGTACGGGTTTGGGTAGTAAAACAGGTGCCTTCCTAATGGTCTTGACCATTGTTTGTGGCCTATTTTGTTTCGTTCTTTGCCTTATAGCTGAAGCAGCTCGTTCCCAG GTGACATGGGTAAACTCTGGTAGTAAAGAAAATGACGAGGATTCCCAATGTATATATACTGGCAGTGGCAAGATACCATTGTTATGCGCTGCAATTGCATTTGTAGGTCTAGCAGTTGCCATGGTTGTGGAACATGTGTACATGTTGATAGCAGTGAGCAAAGCAACGCCTCCGGCTCTGGTTGTTTGGGACCCCAATTCTGCTTATTCCAAGACCATCACATGGAAGGCaggatttttctttgttacaaCTTG GATATGCTTTGCTGTTGGGGAGATCTTGTTGCTGATTGGGCTGAGTGTGGAATCAGGGCATTTGAAGAACTGGTCTAGACCAAGGCCGAATTGCCTTGTCATTAGAGAAGGCTTGTTCTCTGTTGCAGGAATCTTTGCATTGTTAACTGTCTTCTTCGCCGCTGGATTATACTTGACAGCATTATGTGCACAAAGAATGTCCCAAGAGCACGAAAACACACGGCGAGAGATACTCGAGGCCTCTGCCCTGTACGCGTCTCCGCCAAGGTCACCTCAACACCAAACAATCACTTCCATGGCGAGAGAGAATCCAGTTGTTAGAGAGGATCAGATTGAGCAATCATCATTCACATATCCACCAGCTTTCGCCAAGCAGTTACATTTGGTACTGTAA